The DNA region CCCCATCGCGTTGGGATCGGCGTAGCGGCGGCCACCGGGAGCGTGGTGCAGGTAGTGGAACTCGCCGACACAAGTGATGCCCGCGAGCGCCATCTCGGCGTAGACGGCGCGGGCGAGGGTCAGATAGGTGTCGGGATCGAGCTTGCCCGCCAACGCGTACATGCGCTCGCGCCACGTCCAGAACGTGCCTCCGTCGCCGTGTGTGCGCCCCCGCAAGGCCCGATGGAAGGCATGCGAGTGCGCGTTGGCGAAGCCGGGGAACACCAGCCCGGGCAGGGCGGTCGCACCGGTCGGCGCTGTGTCGGCAGCCGTCACAGCGCCGACCGTGCCATCCTCGGCGACGGTGACGAGGACACCTCGGGCGATGCCGCCGGTCAGCCAGGCATGTTCGCACCAGTAAGTAATCATTGGGCTAGATGTTCCAGCACATCGGCCAGCGCCGCCGACCCGGCCGCGCAATCGGCTGGTTCGGCGAATTCCTGCGGTGCGTGGCTGACGCCGGTCGGGTTGCGCACGAACAGCATCGCGGTCGGGACGTGCGCGGCGAGGATCCCCGCGTCGTGGCCCGCCCCGGTCGGCAGCGCGGGGACACCGCCCAGGCAGGCGGCGAGGTCGTCGCGCAGGACCGGGTCGAAGTGGACAGTGTCCCCATAGGACTCTTCGGTGACCGTGAGCTCGCAGCCCTCGGCGAGCGCTGCGGCCTGGGCCGCGGCGGTGATGTCGGCGACCACGGCCCGAGTGCGTGGGGTGTCGTCGGCACGGGCGTCGAGCCAGAGCGTGACCGAGGAGGCGATCACGTTGGTGCCGCCCGGGTTGGGGACGATCCGGCCCACCGTGGCCCTGGCGCCCGCGACCGCGGCCTTGCGGGTCGCGGCGATGGTCATCGCGGCGGGGAGCATCGGGTCGCGGCGGTCGCCCATCATGGTCGCGCCCGCGTGGTTGCCCTCGCCGGTGAACGTGAACCGCCAGCGGCCGTGCGCCAGGATCGAGCTCGCCACGCCGACCGGGGCGGCCAGGTCGACCAGCCCCCGGCCTTGCTCCACGTGCAGTTCCACGAACGTGCCGATCCGGCCGAGTCCGACCGGGTCCCGGCCGAGCCCAGCCGGGTCCAGCCCGGCCGACCGCACCGCGTCGGCGAGGGTGACGCCGTCGGGGTCGGTCAGGCGGCGGGCCTTGTCCGGGTCGAGCGCGCCGGTCATGAGCCGGGAGCCGAGGCACGCGACGCCGAAGCGGCCGCCCTCCTCCTCCGGGAACACGGCGATGGCCAGCGGCTTGCCCGGCGTGAAGCCGCGGGCGCGCAGCAGGTCCACCGCCTCCAGCGCCGACGTGACGCCGAGCGGGCCGTCGAACGCGCCCCCGCCCGGCACCGAGTCCAGGTGGCTACCGGTGACGATCGCACGGTCGCCGGGCGCTCCCCACCACGCCCACAGCGTGCCGTTGCGGTCGGTCTCGACGGCCAATCCCCGTGCCTGCGCCTCGGCGACGAACCAGGAGCGCAGCTCCAGTTCCACCGGGTCGAACCCGTGCCGCGAGTAGCCGCCGCGCCGCTGGTCGACGCCGACGTCGGCGATGGCGTCGAGCAGGCTCACGAACGCGCCATCGGAACGACGACACCGCGTTCGGCGGCGATCTCGTCGGCGCGGGAGTACCCGGCGTCCACGTGCCGGATGACGCCCATGGCCGGGTCGTTGGTGAGGACGCGCTCGATCTTCTGACCGGCCAGCGGCGTGCCGTCGGCGACGCAGACCTGGCCCGCGTGGATCGAGCGGCCGATGCCGACGCCGCCGCCGTGGTGGATCGACACCCAGCTCGCCCCGGAAGCGGTGTTGACCAGGGCGTTGAGCAGCGGCCAGTCGGCGATCGCGTCGGAGCCATCGGCCATCGCCTCGGTCTCGCGGTACGGGGAGGCGACCGAGCCGCAGTCGAGGTGGTCGCGGCCGATCACGACTGGCGCGGACAGCTCACCGGAGGCGACCATCTCGTTGAACCGCAGGCCCGCGAGGTGCCGTTCGCCGTAGCCGAGCCAGCAGATGCGCGCCGGAAGCCCCTGGAAGGCGACGCGCTCACTGGCCATGCGCATCCAGCGGGCCAGCGACTCGTTCTCCGGGAACAGCTCCAAGATCGCGCGGTCGGTGGCGGCGATGTCGGCCGGGTCGCCCGACAGCGCGGCCCAGCGGAACGGGCCCTTGCCCTCGCAGAACAACGGGCGGATGTAGGCGGGGACGAAGCCGGGGAAGTCGAACGCCCGCTCCAGGCCGCCCAGCTTGGCCTCGCCGCGGATGGAGTTGCCGTAGTCGAAGACCTCGGCGCCCTTGTCCATGAACCCGACCATCGCGCCGACGTGCTCAGCCATCGACTCGCGCGCGCGGTCGGTGAACTCGTCGGGCTTCTTGGCCGCGTAGTCCTGCCAGTCGGCCAGGTCGACCCCGCGCGGCAGGTAGGCCAGCGGGTCGTGCGCGGAGGTCTGGTCGGTGACGATGTCGATCTCGACGCCGCGGCGCAGCAGCTCCGGGAACACCTCGGCGGCGTTGCCGATCACGCCGACCGACAGCGGGCGCTTCTCCCGTTTGGCCTTCTCCACCCTGGCCACGGCGTCGTCGAGTGAGTCGGCGAGTTCGTCGAGGTAGCGGGTCTCGACGCGGCGGCGGGCGCGGTCGGGGTCGACCTCGACGCACAGCGCGACGCCGTCGTTCATGGTCACCGCGAGTGGCTGCGCGCCGCCCATGCCGCCGAGGCCCGCGGTCAGGGTCAGCGTGCCGCGCAGGGTGCCGCCGAAGCGCTTGGTGGCGACCGCGGCGAAGGTCTCGTAGGTGCCCTGGAGGATGCCCTGGGTGCCGATGTAGATCCACGAGCCCGCGGTCATCTGGCCGTACATGGTCAGGCCCTGGGCTTCGAGCTTGCGGAACTCCGGCCAGGTCGCCCAGTCGCCGACGAGGTTCGAGTTGGCGATGAGCACGCGCGGGGCCCACTCGTGGGTGCGCATGACGCCGACCGGCTTGCCGGACTGGACCAGCAGCGTCTCGTCCTCCGACAGTGTGGTCAGCTCGCGGGTGATGGCGTCGAAGCTGGCCCAGTTCCGCGCGGCTTTGCCGGTGCCGCCGTAGACGACGAGGTCGTCGGGACGCTCGGCGACGTCGGGGTCGAGGTTGTTGTGGAACATCCGCAGCGCGCCCTCGGTCTGCCAGTTGCGCGCGGTGAGAGTGGTGCCACGGGCGGCGCGGACAGGTCGAGCTGTGCTCATCGGGAAACCTTCCTGGTGATGGCGCGCATCAGGTCGCCGGAACGGATCAGCTCTTCGGCGGCGGCGATCTCGGGGGCGAGGTGGCGGTCGGGGCCGGGGCCTTCGACGTGCTCACGCAACGCGGCGACGGCCGCGGCGGTCGCGGGCGCGGGCTGGAGCGGTTTGCGCAGGTCAAGGGCCCGCGCGGCGGTCAGCAGCTCGATCGCCAGGACGGTCGTGAGCCCGTCGACGGCCTTGCGCAGCTTGCGCGCGGCCGACCAGCCCATCGAGACGTGGTCCTCCTGCATCGCGCTGCTCGGGATCGAGTCGACCGACGCGGGCACGGCCAGCCGCTTGAGCTCGGAGACGATCGCGGCCTGCGTGTACTGGGCGATCATGTGGCCGGAGTCGACGCCGGGATCGTCGGCGAGGAACGGCGGCAGTCCGTGCGAGCGGGCGACGTCGAGCATCCGGTCGGTCCGCCGCTCGGCCATGCTGGCCACGTCGGCGACGGGGATGGCGAGGAAGTCGAGCACGTAGGCCACGGGCGCGCCGTGGAAGTTGCCGTTCGACTCGACCCGGCCGTCGGGCAGCACCACCGGGTTGTCGATCGCGCTGGCCAACTCGCGGTCGGCCACGGTCTCGGCGTAGCCGACGGTGTCCCGCGCGGCGCCGTGGACCTGCGGGGAGCAGCGCAGCGAGTAGGCGTCCTGCACGCGGGTGCAGTCGGGGCCGCGGTGGCTCTCCACGATCGGCGACCCGGCCAGGAACCGGGCCATGTTCGCCGCGGAGATGCTCTGGCCGGGGTGCGGACGCAGGGCGTGCAGGTCGGGGGCGAACACGCGGTCGGTGCCCAGCAGCGCCTCGACGCTCATCGCGGCGGTCAGATCGGCGATGTCGAGCAGGTGGCGCAGGTCGTCGGCGGCCAGGCACAGCATGCCGAGCATGCCGTCGGTGCCGTTGATCAGCGCCAGCCCTTCCTTCTCGGCCAGCTCGACCGGGCTCACCTTCCGCTCGGCCATCACCTCGGCGGCGGGACGCAGGTCGCCGAGGCGGTCGCGCACCATGCCCTCGCCCATCAGCGCGAGCGCGATCGACGAGAGCGGCGCGAGGTCACCGGAGCAGCCGAGCGAGCCGAACTCGTGCACGACGGGGTGGATGCGCTGGTTGAGCAGGCCGAGCAGGGTCTCCACAGTGGACTGGCGGACCCCTGTGCGGCCGGTGGCCAGGGTGCGCAGCCGCAGCAGCATCAGGGCCCGCACGACCTCCCGCTCGACCTCGGGGCCCGCGCCCGCGGCGTGCGAGCGGATCAGCGACCGCTGCAACTCGGCCCGCTTGTCCTGCGGGATGTGCCGGGTGGCCAGGGCGCCGAAGCCGGTGGAGATCCCGTAGGTCGGTTTCTCGGCGTTGGCCAACTCCTCGATGTGGGCCCGCGACTTCGCGACCGCGGCGAGCGCGTTCGCGGTGACCTCGACCCGCGCGGCGGTCCGCGCGACCTTCACCACGTCCGCGCGGGTGAGCGGACCACCGTCGATCTGAACGAGTTCCAGCATGCGCCCATCTCAACGCGGGACGGGGGCGGGCACGAGGGGGGATCGGGTGAGAGTGTCTGGTATTCCAGACGCGGGTACCTTGGGGGGATGGGCGCCAGCAGCGATGTCCCGGCCCTCCGGCGCGGGCTGGCGGTGCTGCGGCTGCTCGCGGGCAAGGCCGGTCCGGTGACGGCGACGGCGGTGGCCCGGGAGCTGGGGCTGCCGCGGTCGACTACGTATCACCTGCTCGGCGAGCTGGCGGAGGCAGGCTTCGTCACGCATCTGCCCGAGGAGCGGCGGTATGGGCTGGGGGTGGCGGCGTTCGAGCTTGGGTCGGCGTACTTGCGGCACGACCCGCTGGAGCGGCTGGCGCGGCCGTTGTTGCGGCGGCTGATCGAGCGGACTGGGCACACGGCGCATCTGGGGGTCCTGCACGGCGGTGAGACGCTGTACTTGCTTCGGGAGCAGCCCGCGCATCCGCACACGGTGGTGACTGATGTGGGGGTTCGGCTGCCCGCACACCTGCCCGCGTCAGGTCGCGCGATCCTGGCGTACTTGCCTGCCGCGCAGGTCAGGGCCCTTTTTCCGACGCGAGCCAGTTTCGTACGGCGTACGGCGCGGGGGCCGGAGCACCTGCCCGCGCTGCGGGGGCTGCTGGCGGTCGAGAAGCGGCGGGGGTGGGCGGTGGAGGACGGGTACGTGACCGAGGGCTTCGCGTCGGTCGCCGCGGCCGTGTTCGACCACACCGGCCGCCCCACCGCCGCGATCAGCACAACCTTCCGCCACGTCTGCCCCGACGAGTGCGGCGAGACCTGGGCCGACCTCGCCAATGAGACGAGCCGCGCGGCCAGTGAACTGACCGCGCGGCTCGGGGGTCGCTGAAAGCTAGATACCCGCGCTTGCCAGCCAGTCCTTGGCGACCTTGGACGCGTCCGGCTTGTCCGGGGCCGCGAGTTTTCCGTTGAGTTCGAGCAGGATCTCCGTGGTCAACTTCGCCGAGATGGCGTTGAGGACCTTCTTCACGTTGTCCGACGCCTTGGTCTTGTTGATCAGTGGGACGACGTTCTGGGCCGCGAAGTTCGATTTCGGGTCCGCCAGCACCACGAAACCGTTCGCCGCGATCGCCGGGTCGGTGGTGAACAGGTCCGCCGCCTGCACCGCGCCCGACTTCAGCGCGTCGACCGTCAGTGGGCCGCCGACGTCGAGGGACTTGTACTCCGAGACCTCAAGGTTGTAGCTGGCCTTCAGACCGGGCAGGCCGTCGGCGCGCTTCTGGAATTCCGGGGGGCCGCCGAAGACGACCGGGCCCTTGGCGGCGAGGTCGGCGATGGACTTGACGCCCAGTTTCTCGGCGGTCTCCTTGCTGACCACGACCGCGTCCTTGTCCTCGGCGCTCGACTTGTCGAGGACGGTGAGGTTCGCGGGCAACGCCTTCAACAGCGCCGCGTACACGTCGTCGGCCGCGGTCTCCTTGGCTTCCTTGTTGACATGCAGCAGCAGGACGCCGGTGTACTCGGGGATCAGGTCGATCGAGCCGTCCTGCAGGCCCGCGTAGTAGGTCTCGCGGCTGCCGATGTTGAGCTTCTTGGTGACCTTGACGCCCTTGGCCTCCAGCGCGTTGGCGTAGATCTCGGCGAGCAGGGTGCTCTCCGGGAAGTTCGCCGAGCCGATGGCGATGGTGTCGGCCGCGGCGGGGGCCGCGGTGCTCGACGGGCCTGCCAGCGGGTCGGACTTGCCCCCACACGCGGTCAGGGCCAGCGCCGCGGTCGCCACCCAGGCGAGTACGCGCTTCATCGAGGATCTCCTCACGTCGTTGCCTTCCGTTTTCTGGTGCGGGGAGCCCGCAGTCCCGGCGAGACGACGAGCCACTGCAAGCCCGCCAGGACAAGTTCCGCGACGATGGCCAGCGCCGCGATGAGCACCGCGCCGCCCGCCATCCGGTCGAATTCGCGCAGGGCCAACCCATCGATGACGAACCGGCCGAGGCCGCCCAGGCTCACGAACGCCGCGATGCTGGCCGTGGCGATCACCTGCAGTGTCGCCGTGCGCAGGGCGCCGAGGATCAGGGGCAGGGCGTTGGGGAGCTCGACTTTGACCAGGATCTGCCGTCCCCGCATGCCCATTCCGCGCGCGGCGTCCACAGCGGACGGATCGACGTTGCGGATGCCCGCGTAGGTTCCGGCCAGCAGCGGCGGGACCGCGATGAGCACCAGGGTGATCGTCATCGCGTCGAAGGCGAGCAGCACCCCCATGGACAGGGTCAGCAGGATCAGCAGACCCAGTTCGGGCAGCGCGCGGAAGGCGTTCACCAGGCCGACGACGAACGTCCCGCCGCGGCCGGTGTGGCCGATGAACGCGCCGAGCGGCACCGCGATGAGCGCCGCGATGACGACCGCGACGACGGTGTACCGCAGGTGCTCGGCCAGCCGCTGCGGGATGCCGGGCGTGCCGAGGGTGTTGGTCCAGTTGTCCGGGTTCGTCAGCCAGTCCCACATGTCAGCGCCGACCCCCGATCCGCGCCCATGGCGTCATGACCCGCCCGACCAGCACCAGGATCGCGTCGATGGCCAGCGCCAGCAGCACGATCAACACGATCCCGGCGATGATCTGGGCGTAGTTGTCGCGCTGAAATCCCTCGGTTAGCGCCTGGCCGAGGCCGTGCACCCCGATCAGCGAGCCGACACTCACCAGGCTGATGTTCGACACCGCGGCCACGCGCACCCCGGCGAGCAGCACGGGCAGCGCCAGCGGCAGGTCGACGGCGAAGAACCGGCCCACCGGGCGATAGCCCATGGCGGTGGCGGCCGCGGCGACCGTCGCGGGCACGGCGGCGAGCGCGTCGGCCACGACCCGGACCAGCAGCGCGACGGTGTAGAGGGTCAGCGCGATCTGGACGTTGAGCGGGTCGAGGATCAGGGTGCCCAGGACCAGCGGCATCAGCACGAACAGGGCCAGCGACGGGATCGTGTAGAGCAGGCCGGCGGCGGGCACCAGGATCACCCGCGCCCAGTGGTACCGGCTGGCGACCCAGCCCAGCGGGAGCGCGATCAGCAGGCCGACGGCCAGCGGCAGGAGCGCCAGCCAGAGGTGATAGCCGCTGAGCGACAGCAGCTCAGCGAGGTGGTCGAAGACCCAGATCACGTCGGCACCTCGCCCGAGCGGCGGGCGTCGGCGAGTTCCTTGAGGACGGTGTCGGCCACCACCCCGCCCACCACGGCGCCGTCGGCGTCGACGGCGATGCCCAGCGCGGCGGGCGAACTGAGCGCGGCGTCCAAGGCCGTGCGCAGTGATCCGGACCCGACGTCGAACAGCGAACCACCCGACACCAGGTCGGATCGGCCGACCGTTCCATCCACAATGGACAGAGACTGGTCGGACACCCAGCCGAGCGGCTTGCCCATCTCGTCCACGACCACGGCCCAGCCGTTGTCCAGGCTCGAACGCGCCTGCTCGACGTCGGCGCCGAGTGGGACCGTGGCGACCGGTCCGACCGGAACCCCTTGCGCGGAAAGGAAACCAAGCGCGCGGTAGCCGCGGTCGCGGCCGACGAACGACGCGACGAAGTCGTCCACCGGCTTGGCCAGCAGCTCCGCGGGTGTGGCGTACTGGGCGAGCCTGCCGCCGACCCGCAGCACGGCGACCTTGTCGCCGAGCTTGATGGCCTCGTCGATGTCGTGGGTGACGAACACGATCGTCTTGCCGAGGTCGGACTGGAGCCGCAGCAGCTCGTCCTGAAGCTCTTCGCGCACGATCGGGTCGACGGCGCTGAACGGCTCGTCCATCAGCAGGACGGGCGGGTCGGCGGCCAGCGCCCTGGCCACGCCGACGCGCTGCTGCTGGCCACCGGACAGTTGCGCCGGGTAGCGCTTGCCGAGCTCGACGGGCAGACCCACGCGTTCCAGCAGCTCAGCGGCCCGCTTGCGCGCCAACGACTTCGACACGCCGGTCAACACCGGGACCGTGGCGACGTTGTCGAGGACCGTCCGGTGCGGGAACAGGCCCGCGTGCTGGATGACATAGCCGATGCCGCGGCGCAGCTCGGCCGGGTGCCTGCCGCGGATGTCCTTGCCGTCGAGCAGGATCGCACCGGACGTGGCGTCGATCATCCGGTTGATCATGCGCAGCGACGTCGTCTTGCCGCAGCCCGACGGTCCCACGAAGACGGTGATCCGCCCGGCGTCGATGGTCAGGGAGAGACTGTCGACCGCGACCGTTCCGTCGTCGTACTGCTTGGTCACGGCCTGGAACTCGATCACTCGAAGCCCCTCGGGTGGAACGGCTCCTTGCCAGCCGTTGATCGTTCGACCCTAACCCGAACGGCTGACACCGGCAGGGCGTTCCACGATGTGAGGCCCCCTATTGCCCCCTGGTGGACAGCCGGTTCCGTAGGCTCTCCGGGTTGTGGCCGACTCCCTCGCGACGTTCCTTACCGACCGCGGTGTGCACTCCCGCCCCCTGCGTCACGTGCTGACCCTGCTCAGCGCGGGTCCGCGACCGCTGGACGTGCTGGTCCGAACCGCGGCGGTGCCCCGCCGCACGGTCGAGGAACTGCTGGCCGCCGCGGGCGCCACCCGCGACGACGACAGCTGGTCGGCCGAGGTGGACCCGGCTCTCCTCGCCGCCCTGCCCACCCCCGCCGACCTGCGGGACACCCTCGCCGGATACCTCGCGGGCGTCCCCGCCCCGCAGCGCGCGCTGGACCACGTCCAAGCCGATCTGGACACGATGGTCCGCCGGGCCGAGTGGCTGGACGAGACGTACTACCTGCCCGGCGCGCACCTGGTCTGCGTCGGCGACCACGACCTGACCGCCCTGGCCGCCTGCACCGCGCGGCCCGAACTCAGCGCGACCGTGGTCGACCTCGACGAGGCGCTGCTGGAGTACATCGACACCACCGCCAAGGCGCGCGGCCTGAACATCCGCTGCCTGCACGCCGACTTCCGCTTCGGCCTGCCCCCGCTGGAAGCTGATCTGGTCTTCACCGACCCGCCGTACACCCCCGAGGGCATGCGCCTGTTCCTCGCGCGCGCCGTGGAGTCCCTGCGGAGCCCGGACGGCCGGATCGTCGTCGCCTACGGCTACAGCGAGCGCAACCCGGCCCTCGGATTGAAGGTGCAGCAGGAGGTCCTGCGGCTGGGCCTGGTGTTCGAGGCGGTGCTGCCCGGCTTCAACCGCTACCTCGGTGCCCAGGCCGTCGGCAGCGCGAGCGACCTGT from Alloactinosynnema sp. L-07 includes:
- a CDS encoding ABC transporter permease, whose translation is MWDWLTNPDNWTNTLGTPGIPQRLAEHLRYTVVAVVIAALIAVPLGAFIGHTGRGGTFVVGLVNAFRALPELGLLILLTLSMGVLLAFDAMTITLVLIAVPPLLAGTYAGIRNVDPSAVDAARGMGMRGRQILVKVELPNALPLILGALRTATLQVIATASIAAFVSLGGLGRFVIDGLALREFDRMAGGAVLIAALAIVAELVLAGLQWLVVSPGLRAPRTRKRKATT
- the hutU gene encoding urocanate hydratase, which encodes MSTARPVRAARGTTLTARNWQTEGALRMFHNNLDPDVAERPDDLVVYGGTGKAARNWASFDAITRELTTLSEDETLLVQSGKPVGVMRTHEWAPRVLIANSNLVGDWATWPEFRKLEAQGLTMYGQMTAGSWIYIGTQGILQGTYETFAAVATKRFGGTLRGTLTLTAGLGGMGGAQPLAVTMNDGVALCVEVDPDRARRRVETRYLDELADSLDDAVARVEKAKREKRPLSVGVIGNAAEVFPELLRRGVEIDIVTDQTSAHDPLAYLPRGVDLADWQDYAAKKPDEFTDRARESMAEHVGAMVGFMDKGAEVFDYGNSIRGEAKLGGLERAFDFPGFVPAYIRPLFCEGKGPFRWAALSGDPADIAATDRAILELFPENESLARWMRMASERVAFQGLPARICWLGYGERHLAGLRFNEMVASGELSAPVVIGRDHLDCGSVASPYRETEAMADGSDAIADWPLLNALVNTASGASWVSIHHGGGVGIGRSIHAGQVCVADGTPLAGQKIERVLTNDPAMGVIRHVDAGYSRADEIAAERGVVVPMARS
- the hutH gene encoding histidine ammonia-lyase; its protein translation is MLELVQIDGGPLTRADVVKVARTAARVEVTANALAAVAKSRAHIEELANAEKPTYGISTGFGALATRHIPQDKRAELQRSLIRSHAAGAGPEVEREVVRALMLLRLRTLATGRTGVRQSTVETLLGLLNQRIHPVVHEFGSLGCSGDLAPLSSIALALMGEGMVRDRLGDLRPAAEVMAERKVSPVELAEKEGLALINGTDGMLGMLCLAADDLRHLLDIADLTAAMSVEALLGTDRVFAPDLHALRPHPGQSISAANMARFLAGSPIVESHRGPDCTRVQDAYSLRCSPQVHGAARDTVGYAETVADRELASAIDNPVVLPDGRVESNGNFHGAPVAYVLDFLAIPVADVASMAERRTDRMLDVARSHGLPPFLADDPGVDSGHMIAQYTQAAIVSELKRLAVPASVDSIPSSAMQEDHVSMGWSAARKLRKAVDGLTTVLAIELLTAARALDLRKPLQPAPATAAAVAALREHVEGPGPDRHLAPEIAAAEELIRSGDLMRAITRKVSR
- a CDS encoding ABC transporter substrate-binding protein, with amino-acid sequence MKRVLAWVATAALALTACGGKSDPLAGPSSTAAPAAADTIAIGSANFPESTLLAEIYANALEAKGVKVTKKLNIGSRETYYAGLQDGSIDLIPEYTGVLLLHVNKEAKETAADDVYAALLKALPANLTVLDKSSAEDKDAVVVSKETAEKLGVKSIADLAAKGPVVFGGPPEFQKRADGLPGLKASYNLEVSEYKSLDVGGPLTVDALKSGAVQAADLFTTDPAIAANGFVVLADPKSNFAAQNVVPLINKTKASDNVKKVLNAISAKLTTEILLELNGKLAAPDKPDASKVAKDWLASAGI
- a CDS encoding allantoate amidohydrolase, with the translated sequence MSLLDAIADVGVDQRRGGYSRHGFDPVELELRSWFVAEAQARGLAVETDRNGTLWAWWGAPGDRAIVTGSHLDSVPGGGAFDGPLGVTSALEAVDLLRARGFTPGKPLAIAVFPEEEGGRFGVACLGSRLMTGALDPDKARRLTDPDGVTLADAVRSAGLDPAGLGRDPVGLGRIGTFVELHVEQGRGLVDLAAPVGVASSILAHGRWRFTFTGEGNHAGATMMGDRRDPMLPAAMTIAATRKAAVAGARATVGRIVPNPGGTNVIASSVTLWLDARADDTPRTRAVVADITAAAQAAALAEGCELTVTEESYGDTVHFDPVLRDDLAACLGGVPALPTGAGHDAGILAAHVPTAMLFVRNPTGVSHAPQEFAEPADCAAGSAALADVLEHLAQ
- a CDS encoding ABC transporter permease, which produces MIWVFDHLAELLSLSGYHLWLALLPLAVGLLIALPLGWVASRYHWARVILVPAAGLLYTIPSLALFVLMPLVLGTLILDPLNVQIALTLYTVALLVRVVADALAAVPATVAAAATAMGYRPVGRFFAVDLPLALPVLLAGVRVAAVSNISLVSVGSLIGVHGLGQALTEGFQRDNYAQIIAGIVLIVLLALAIDAILVLVGRVMTPWARIGGRR
- a CDS encoding ABC transporter ATP-binding protein is translated as MIEFQAVTKQYDDGTVAVDSLSLTIDAGRITVFVGPSGCGKTTSLRMINRMIDATSGAILLDGKDIRGRHPAELRRGIGYVIQHAGLFPHRTVLDNVATVPVLTGVSKSLARKRAAELLERVGLPVELGKRYPAQLSGGQQQRVGVARALAADPPVLLMDEPFSAVDPIVREELQDELLRLQSDLGKTIVFVTHDIDEAIKLGDKVAVLRVGGRLAQYATPAELLAKPVDDFVASFVGRDRGYRALGFLSAQGVPVGPVATVPLGADVEQARSSLDNGWAVVVDEMGKPLGWVSDQSLSIVDGTVGRSDLVSGGSLFDVGSGSLRTALDAALSSPAALGIAVDADGAVVGGVVADTVLKELADARRSGEVPT
- a CDS encoding bis-aminopropyl spermidine synthase family protein — encoded protein: MADSLATFLTDRGVHSRPLRHVLTLLSAGPRPLDVLVRTAAVPRRTVEELLAAAGATRDDDSWSAEVDPALLAALPTPADLRDTLAGYLAGVPAPQRALDHVQADLDTMVRRAEWLDETYYLPGAHLVCVGDHDLTALAACTARPELSATVVDLDEALLEYIDTTAKARGLNIRCLHADFRFGLPPLEADLVFTDPPYTPEGMRLFLARAVESLRSPDGRIVVAYGYSERNPALGLKVQQEVLRLGLVFEAVLPGFNRYLGAQAVGSASDLYVLQPTARSAKLAESVRDAGTAIYTHGPQSVEAAGTDPAAVATLLRLTRGDGAEQPETRHPGWSEPVRATKPVAYDLTADPGPWLARTLLAGPPVRVGALVGNNHPDIADQRGQVALRDLVDGKYRLTFHRSTPDGKHAVVIAEPVDGDGVRAELLRRAHGKLGNVWREALIKADPDLTKREAKQRVADLWPDEADLGSRLIDLPRHRITAILRAR
- a CDS encoding IclR family transcriptional regulator, producing the protein MGASSDVPALRRGLAVLRLLAGKAGPVTATAVARELGLPRSTTYHLLGELAEAGFVTHLPEERRYGLGVAAFELGSAYLRHDPLERLARPLLRRLIERTGHTAHLGVLHGGETLYLLREQPAHPHTVVTDVGVRLPAHLPASGRAILAYLPAAQVRALFPTRASFVRRTARGPEHLPALRGLLAVEKRRGWAVEDGYVTEGFASVAAAVFDHTGRPTAAISTTFRHVCPDECGETWADLANETSRAASELTARLGGR